From Streptomyces griseorubiginosus, one genomic window encodes:
- a CDS encoding small secreted protein, whose amino-acid sequence MEGTNPVNKKLAAALSGGAVLVLALSGCGGSEDNKELDAWAKKVCDLVPAQNKKITAAYDAITKAAEDTESTPAELQKADSQAFQDLSDGYKARATVIQDAGAPPGAEDGAKKLQDAVKQLTVLSGAYADMKAQVDKLDTKDQAKFATGLKDVSAEMQKVETQRQTALNALKELESGDTKQALADQSGCKQSPTSPAASAPATDS is encoded by the coding sequence ATGGAAGGGACCAATCCGGTGAACAAGAAGCTCGCGGCCGCACTGTCCGGCGGTGCGGTACTGGTACTGGCGCTGTCGGGATGCGGTGGCAGCGAGGACAACAAGGAACTCGACGCCTGGGCCAAGAAGGTCTGCGACCTGGTGCCGGCCCAGAACAAGAAGATCACGGCGGCCTACGACGCGATCACCAAGGCGGCCGAGGACACCGAGAGCACTCCGGCGGAGCTCCAGAAGGCCGACTCCCAGGCCTTCCAGGACCTGTCCGACGGCTACAAGGCGCGCGCCACGGTCATCCAGGACGCCGGTGCGCCTCCCGGTGCCGAGGACGGCGCCAAGAAGCTCCAGGACGCCGTCAAGCAGCTCACGGTCCTGTCTGGGGCCTACGCCGACATGAAGGCGCAGGTGGACAAGCTCGACACCAAGGACCAGGCGAAGTTCGCCACCGGTCTCAAGGACGTCTCCGCGGAGATGCAGAAGGTGGAGACGCAGCGCCAGACCGCGCTCAACGCGCTGAAGGAGCTGGAGTCCGGCGACACCAAGCAGGCGCTCGCCGACCAGTCGGGCTGCAAGCAGTCCCCGACGTCACCCGCGGCATCGGCGCCGGCTACGGACAGCTGA